One window of Methanothermobacter tenebrarum genomic DNA carries:
- a CDS encoding TIGR02253 family HAD-type hydrolase: MLKAVYFDIDDTLYDTSSFAKLARKAALSVMIEAGLPLTQEEAYPLLREIIDEKGSNYGKHFNVLTERVFGEEKPLLIALGVITYHNVKFALLRPFPETIPTLIHLKGKGYHLGVISNGLTIKQWEKLIRLGIHHFFDEVITSEEVGVEKPDPRIFKEALNRMGCKPEDSVMVGDKFKEDIIGAVNAGMSAILVNSKLKDDEKDYIKREKLDIEIISNIGELKNIL, translated from the coding sequence ATGTTAAAGGCCGTGTACTTTGACATTGATGACACACTCTATGACACGTCAAGTTTCGCCAAGTTAGCTAGAAAAGCTGCTTTAAGTGTGATGATCGAAGCCGGGTTACCCCTCACACAAGAAGAGGCTTACCCCCTCCTCAGGGAGATTATAGATGAAAAGGGATCAAATTATGGTAAGCATTTTAACGTGCTTACAGAGAGAGTTTTCGGCGAGGAAAAACCCCTACTGATAGCATTGGGGGTTATAACATACCACAATGTTAAATTCGCCCTTTTGAGGCCATTCCCCGAGACCATACCAACTTTGATACACCTTAAAGGTAAAGGTTATCACCTTGGGGTGATATCCAATGGTCTCACCATAAAACAATGGGAGAAACTGATAAGACTTGGCATACACCATTTCTTTGATGAGGTTATCACCTCAGAGGAAGTGGGAGTCGAAAAACCAGACCCAAGAATATTTAAGGAAGCCCTCAATAGGATGGGTTGTAAGCCCGAGGATTCCGTCATGGTCGGGGATAAATTTAAAGAGGATATAATCGGCGCCGTGAACGCGGGCATGTCAGCAATACTTGTCAATTCCAAGTTAAAAGATGATGAAAAGGATTACATAAAAAGAGAGAAACTTGACATTGAAATAATATCCAACATAGGAGAGCTTAAAAATATCCTATAG
- a CDS encoding 5-formyltetrahydrofolate cyclo-ligase translates to MKKGEVRKLIWDRLHKLGISRRPKGDYGRIPDFKGSMAAALRLSRTMEWKKSRVIFSSPDSAQRPVRGLALRHGKDLIMPTPRLKRGYLYIRAADARGCERSASTIRGAYKFGSPIKVFPKVDLVVEGSVAVDMEGNRLGKGGGYGDREIRELKGQNAITDKTPIVTTVDEMQIIKKVPVEPHDEKINMIVTPHRVIRLK, encoded by the coding sequence ATGAAAAAAGGGGAAGTCAGAAAACTAATATGGGATCGCCTGCACAAACTTGGCATCTCCCGAAGACCTAAAGGAGACTATGGTAGAATACCAGACTTCAAGGGTTCCATGGCCGCTGCACTACGCCTTTCAAGGACAATGGAATGGAAAAAATCCAGGGTGATATTTTCGAGTCCGGATTCTGCACAGCGTCCAGTAAGGGGGTTAGCCCTACGCCATGGTAAAGATCTTATAATGCCCACACCACGACTCAAAAGAGGATACCTCTATATTAGAGCTGCTGATGCAAGGGGCTGTGAAAGATCAGCCTCCACTATAAGAGGGGCTTACAAGTTCGGATCACCTATAAAAGTTTTCCCCAAAGTCGATCTCGTAGTTGAAGGGTCTGTGGCCGTTGACATGGAGGGTAACAGGCTAGGTAAGGGTGGAGGTTACGGGGATCGTGAAATAAGGGAGCTTAAAGGCCAAAATGCTATAACGGATAAGACGCCCATTGTGACGACTGTGGATGAAATGCAGATCATCAAAAAGGTCCCAGTGGAGCCACATGATGAAAAAATAAACATGATAGTAACACCCCACCGTGTTATAAGACTAAAATGA
- a CDS encoding 30S ribosomal protein S8e: MAIWQGRSKRKPTGGRLKKSRGKRKYELGREAAETRIGERKIRTIRTRGGNRKLRLVTDTHINVVDPDTNKVEIAEILNVVENRANPHFVRRNIITKGAIVETSKGLARVTSRPGQHGILNGILIKK, encoded by the coding sequence ATGGCGATATGGCAAGGTAGATCAAAGAGAAAACCAACCGGTGGAAGGTTGAAAAAGAGCAGAGGCAAAAGAAAATATGAACTTGGAAGGGAAGCCGCGGAGACAAGAATCGGCGAAAGAAAGATTAGGACAATAAGGACAAGGGGGGGTAACAGGAAGCTTAGACTAGTAACAGACACCCATATAAACGTGGTAGATCCTGACACCAACAAAGTGGAAATTGCAGAGATACTAAATGTAGTGGAGAATAGGGCCAACCCCCACTTCGTAAGGAGGAACATCATAACAAAGGGTGCTATTGTAGAGACAAGTAAAGGCCTTGCTAGGGTAACTTCAAGACCTGGCCAACATGGCATACTCAACGGCATACTAATCAAGAAATGA
- a CDS encoding DNA polymerase domain-containing protein, with protein sequence MVDNLKKEILSQVEKFLDYINNRLPEGMELEYEGFYQRGFFVTKKRYALIEDDTIIVKGLELVRRDWAPIAKKTQQMVLRAILEEGSPKKAKDIIKKVIKDIKDGNVPVEDLIIHTQITKNLDEYKQVGPHIIAAKKSLQKGRWIERGSIIRYIIVKGKEPISQRAVPVEDFKGEYDPDYYIENQVLAAVSRIITSLGYSTDDILILAKGERQSSLDAFLQ encoded by the coding sequence TTGGTTGATAACCTGAAAAAGGAGATACTATCCCAGGTTGAGAAATTCTTGGATTATATTAATAATAGGCTCCCAGAGGGGATGGAACTCGAATATGAAGGCTTCTACCAGAGGGGCTTCTTCGTAACCAAGAAGAGATATGCTCTAATCGAAGACGATACCATCATCGTCAAGGGCCTTGAACTAGTAAGGAGGGATTGGGCGCCAATAGCCAAGAAAACACAGCAGATGGTCCTCCGGGCAATACTAGAGGAAGGATCCCCCAAGAAGGCTAAAGATATCATAAAGAAGGTTATAAAGGATATTAAAGATGGTAATGTGCCAGTCGAGGATCTTATCATCCACACGCAGATCACCAAAAACCTTGATGAATACAAGCAAGTAGGCCCCCATATAATAGCGGCTAAAAAATCCCTCCAAAAGGGTAGGTGGATTGAAAGGGGGTCCATAATCCGCTACATTATAGTGAAGGGAAAAGAACCCATCAGTCAAAGGGCGGTTCCAGTCGAGGACTTCAAGGGAGAATACGACCCTGACTATTATATAGAGAATCAGGTTCTAGCCGCCGTATCCCGTATAATAACATCCCTTGGATATTCAACAGATGATATCCTTATACTGGCCAAGGGCGAAAGGCAGAGTAGCCTAGACGCATTCCTCCAATAG
- a CDS encoding ATP-binding protein, translated as MDYYHDEKMQKFFEALKQPKSLDEIDLSSEFIKNLILKIIATYGTIKVERIHEITGLHVNILEECMREMEEEELCASIGGGFLFPTVTYTIKREGRILAEKLLKENPYAGMAPVTYEIYYKIMEKQLEGRFPIKIPEEIIEEAFKDIVGSEEAKKTMIEAATIGKGFFIYGPPGTGKTFITSKMSNLLPPILIPRYIEFNEQVIQLYDPDFHKLCSEQPEDPRWVKIYAPFVFTGSELTVEKMETNFNQSKGVYETSPIIKANGGVLLLDDLGRQKEDHNMILNRLIIPLENRKEMVYIKGVPVTVHSHFIPVFSTNLDISIMDEAHLRRAPLHIFLQEPPVDEIIEVFKRNLDLLGEEYDEEIFERLRLVYTPVEDGGEGLAPTFAHARDLAQIAQAVRINRGMEKITLDILEEALERNVLIDLQRMDIDIAEAQQRLRTFRVETSQVEEAKKLLLAYGAVEVGVEDISILLDLKGTINPTLLLEYLNENKIDPKNVEIITENKIRLQTLQIEEVKRLLAECGSVELNIESGSILVDFEETVTPTQLLEYFNENSINVKDIKIITETKREFRKIILSRGASS; from the coding sequence GTGGATTATTACCATGATGAAAAAATGCAAAAATTCTTCGAAGCTTTAAAACAGCCAAAGAGTCTCGATGAAATAGACCTATCCAGTGAGTTCATAAAAAACCTCATCCTCAAAATCATAGCAACCTATGGGACGATAAAAGTTGAAAGAATCCACGAAATCACCGGATTACACGTTAACATACTCGAAGAATGTATGAGGGAAATGGAAGAAGAGGAATTATGTGCTTCCATTGGTGGGGGCTTCCTATTCCCCACAGTAACATATACCATAAAAAGAGAGGGAAGAATCCTCGCAGAAAAACTCCTCAAAGAAAACCCATATGCTGGCATGGCACCAGTAACATATGAAATCTATTACAAGATAATGGAAAAACAACTCGAGGGAAGATTCCCCATCAAAATACCCGAGGAGATAATCGAAGAAGCATTCAAGGATATTGTTGGCAGCGAAGAAGCTAAAAAGACCATGATTGAGGCTGCTACAATTGGGAAAGGCTTTTTCATATATGGGCCCCCAGGGACGGGTAAAACCTTCATCACAAGTAAAATGTCAAATCTCCTTCCCCCAATTCTAATCCCACGTTATATCGAATTTAATGAACAAGTAATCCAATTATACGACCCAGATTTTCACAAGCTCTGCAGTGAACAACCAGAAGATCCAAGATGGGTTAAAATATATGCACCATTCGTCTTCACAGGATCCGAACTTACAGTTGAAAAAATGGAGACAAATTTCAACCAAAGTAAGGGTGTATACGAAACATCCCCTATCATAAAAGCAAATGGTGGCGTCCTACTCCTTGATGATCTCGGAAGACAAAAAGAAGACCATAACATGATACTAAACCGCCTAATAATACCCCTAGAAAATAGGAAGGAAATGGTATATATTAAAGGGGTGCCAGTCACTGTACATTCACATTTCATACCAGTATTCTCCACAAACCTTGATATAAGTATAATGGATGAAGCCCATCTTAGGAGGGCCCCATTACATATATTCCTCCAAGAACCGCCAGTAGATGAGATAATTGAAGTATTCAAAAGAAACTTGGATTTACTAGGCGAAGAATACGATGAAGAAATCTTTGAGAGGCTAAGACTAGTCTACACACCCGTGGAGGATGGTGGTGAAGGATTAGCCCCAACCTTCGCCCATGCAAGGGACCTTGCCCAGATAGCCCAGGCAGTGAGAATAAATCGTGGAATGGAAAAGATAACCCTTGACATACTAGAAGAAGCCCTAGAAAGGAATGTTCTCATAGACCTTCAAAGGATGGATATTGATATTGCAGAGGCGCAGCAACGCCTACGCACTTTCAGGGTGGAAACTTCACAAGTTGAAGAAGCTAAAAAGTTATTATTAGCGTATGGGGCGGTCGAAGTAGGCGTCGAAGATATTTCAATACTTTTAGACCTTAAAGGGACAATAAACCCTACCCTGTTACTTGAATATCTTAATGAAAATAAGATAGACCCCAAGAATGTTGAAATTATAACAGAAAATAAAATCAGATTGCAAACATTACAGATTGAAGAAGTTAAAAGATTATTAGCAGAGTGCGGATCAGTTGAACTAAACATTGAAAGCGGTTCAATACTTGTAGATTTTGAAGAGACAGTGACCCCCACCCAACTACTTGAATATTTTAATGAAAATAGCATAAATGTCAAGGATATCAAGATTATAACAGAAACTAAAAGGGAATTTCGGAAAATTATCCTCAGTAGAGGGGCGTCTTCATGA
- a CDS encoding RDD family protein, with translation MEEITKRRLFAFIIDFLVVNLIIWALTLLAYPVIVFTGSFFLYNYWLVLLAIVTISYFSYFEYHGGTIGKLNQKLEVVSIEGDLKYRQVIIRNLPKICWFPLIFDVILGYNKELRLFDKIAGTRVIMGDQ, from the coding sequence ATGGAGGAAATCACAAAAAGGAGACTTTTCGCTTTTATTATAGACTTTCTAGTGGTCAATTTGATAATATGGGCCCTAACTTTACTAGCCTATCCTGTAATCGTCTTCACGGGCTCATTTTTCCTCTATAATTATTGGCTAGTTTTATTAGCCATCGTTACAATCTCATATTTCAGTTACTTTGAGTATCATGGTGGGACTATTGGCAAATTAAACCAGAAACTGGAGGTAGTCTCCATAGAAGGGGATTTAAAATACAGACAGGTTATAATAAGAAATCTGCCCAAAATTTGCTGGTTCCCACTGATATTCGATGTGATCCTAGGATACAATAAAGAATTAAGATTATTTGATAAAATAGCCGGTACAAGGGTTATAATGGGGGATCAATGA
- the hypE gene encoding hydrogenase expression/formation protein HypE: MKISMSHGAGGEMMQDLISEIILSNIQKKSVNGGVGLDDLDDAASIPLDGYEIVISTDGHTIDPLFFPGGDIGRLAISGTINDISVMGAKPLAIANAMIISEGFNSEELERIIKSMDQVSQETGTSIITGDTKVMEQGKLDKMVITTTGIGIAEKGKIIRDNGLEVGDKIILTGSIGDHGIALMAYREGFGFETSLKSDVAPIWEIVEAALEVGGVKAMKDPTRGGLANTLNELAEKSGVGILIEEDKIPIKDEVRAVSEMLGIDPYEVANEGKIVMGVEAELADEILKAIRKTKYGAEAQIVGEVTDDKHVILETSLGGRRIIEAPIADPVPRVC, from the coding sequence ATGAAGATCAGCATGTCACATGGTGCGGGCGGAGAGATGATGCAAGATCTCATATCAGAGATAATTCTCTCCAACATCCAGAAAAAGAGCGTCAATGGTGGTGTCGGATTAGATGATTTGGATGATGCAGCTAGCATACCATTAGACGGCTATGAGATAGTTATAAGTACAGATGGTCATACCATCGACCCATTGTTCTTTCCAGGTGGGGATATTGGGAGACTTGCAATTTCAGGTACCATAAATGACATATCAGTTATGGGCGCGAAACCCCTTGCCATCGCAAATGCCATGATAATAAGTGAAGGATTCAATTCAGAGGAATTAGAGCGTATCATAAAATCTATGGACCAAGTATCCCAGGAAACAGGAACTTCGATAATAACAGGTGACACTAAGGTGATGGAACAAGGAAAACTTGACAAGATGGTGATAACAACAACGGGCATCGGGATAGCGGAGAAGGGCAAGATAATAAGGGATAACGGACTCGAAGTTGGGGACAAGATCATCCTAACAGGGAGCATAGGAGACCATGGAATAGCATTAATGGCATACAGGGAAGGGTTCGGCTTCGAAACAAGCCTCAAATCTGATGTAGCCCCAATCTGGGAGATCGTGGAGGCCGCCCTGGAGGTGGGGGGTGTGAAGGCCATGAAGGACCCTACCCGTGGAGGTCTTGCAAATACCCTTAATGAATTAGCAGAAAAATCTGGTGTGGGCATACTAATAGAAGAGGATAAGATACCCATAAAGGATGAAGTGAGGGCGGTCTCTGAGATGCTTGGCATAGACCCCTATGAGGTTGCGAATGAGGGTAAAATTGTTATGGGCGTGGAAGCAGAACTTGCAGATGAAATCCTTAAGGCAATCAGGAAGACAAAATATGGAGCCGAAGCACAGATAGTAGGTGAGGTGACAGATGACAAACACGTAATACTCGAAACATCCCTTGGGGGTAGGAGGATAATTGAAGCGCCCATAGCAGATCCGGTGCCAAGGGTATGTTAA